The proteins below are encoded in one region of Scomber japonicus isolate fScoJap1 chromosome 24, fScoJap1.pri, whole genome shotgun sequence:
- the LOC128354255 gene encoding NLR family CARD domain-containing protein 3-like encodes MDQSEDREEGVPPSKSSLCGEHDSQTKAQRRKLDQPEPSCVSMKSDRSKNHPFNFKDGRHPDDHRVDQESSEVLSGQSAQQHQKHLDSIFMLLEENIVTLVKNELKKMQKLLSLDDPECFESQREDEEVLDSEEEEQRRKSREAFLKITLHCLRRMKQEELADRLLSIGRKFKSNLQKKFECIFNGIAKAGNPTLLNQIYTPLYITEGGTAEVNGEHEVRQIETASRKPVRPETTIRQEDIFKVSPGRDEPIRTVMTKGVAGIGKTVLTQKFTLDWAEDKANQDIDFTFPFTFRELNVLKEKKYSLVELVHHFFTETKEAGICRFEEFQVVFIFDGLDECRLPLDFHNTEILTDVTESTSVDVLLTNLIRGKLLPSARLWITTRPAAANQIPPECVGMVTEVRGFTDPQKKKYFKKSFKDKQQARNIISHIKTSRSLHIMCHIPVFCWITATVLEDVLKSREGGELPKTLTEMYIHFLVVQAKLKNIKYDGGAETDPHWSPENRKMIETLGKLAFEQLQKGNLIFYESDLTECGIDIRAASVCSGVFTQVFKEERGLYQDKVFCFVHLSVQEFLAALHVHLTFIKSGVNLLAEEQTTSQKSETKQESAETHFYQSAVDEALKSPNGHLDLFLRFLLGLSLQTNQTLLRGLLTQTGSSLQTNQETVEYIKKKISENVSAERSINLFHCLNELNDCSLVQEIQQYLRSGRVSTDELSPAQWSALVFILLSSENDLDVFDLKKYSASEEALLRLLPVVKASNKALLSGCNLSERSCEALSSVLSSQSSSLRHLDLSNNNLQDSGLKQLSTGLKSSHCTLKTLSLSGCLITEKGCVSLASALRCNPSHLRVLDLRYNHPGDSGEKILSAGLEDPHWRLDTLSLQPAGVRWLTPGLRKYFCELKLDPSTMNRNLKLSDNNRKVTEVLINQSYPDHPDRFDYWPQLLCGNELPARCYWEVEWRGDVDISVSYRGIGRKGKSNECRFGLNDQSWSLYCCDNGYSVWHNNRETVISSSSSSVSNRVAVYVDCPAGTLSFYRVSSDTLIHLHTFNTTFTEPLYAGFGPWFGYKSRLRYTLLQGVSKLLTSSSVSLCSEGESATT; translated from the exons atggatcagagtgaggacagagaggagggagtccctccctctaaaagctctctgtgtggggaacatgacagccagaccaaagctcagag GAGGAAGCTGGACCAACCTGAACCgagctgtgtgtctatgaagagtgatcgGTCTAAGAATCATCCTTTTAACTTCAAAGATGGACGCCACCCTGATGATCACAG agtggaccaggagagctcagaggttctcagtggtcagtctgcccagcagcatcaaaaacacctggactccatatttatg ctgctggaggagaacatcgtcactcttgtgaagaacgagctgaagaagatgcagaagctTCTGAGTCtagatgacccagaatgctttgagagtcagagggaggatgaggaggtgttggacagtgaggaggaagagcagaggaggaagagcagagaggcatttcttaAGATCACGCTGCACtgcctgaggagaatgaagcaggaggagctggctgaccGTCTGctgagca TTGGACGTAAAttcaagtctaacctgcagaagaagtttgAGTGTATATTTAATGGGATCGCTAAAGcgggaaacccaacccttctgaatcagatctacacgccgctctacatcacagagggagggactgcagaagTCAATggtgaacatgaggtcagacagattgaaacagcatccaggaaaccagtcagaccagaaacaactatcagacaagaagacatctttaaagtctcacctggaagagatgaaccaatcagaacagtgatgacaaagggagtggctggcattgggaaaacagtcttaacacagaagttcactctggactgggctgaagacaaagccaatcaggacatagacttcacatttccattcactttcagagagctgaatgtgctgaaagagaaaaagtacagcttggtggaacttgttcatcacttctttactgaaaccaaagaagcaggaatctgcaggtttgaagagttccaggttgtgttcatcttcgacggtctggatgagtgtcgacttcctctggacttccacaacactgagatcctgactgatgttacagagtccacctcagttgatgtgctgctgacaaacctcatcagggggaaactgcttccttctgctcgcctctggataaccacacgacctgcagcagccaatcagatccctcctgagtgtgtcggcatggtgacagaggtcagagggttcactgacccacagaagaagaagtacTTCAAGAAGAGTTTCAAAGATAAGCAGCAGGCCAGAaacatcatctcccacatcaagacatcacgaagcctccacatcatgtgccacatcccagtcttctgctggatcactgctacagttctggaggatgtgttgaaaagcagagagggaggagagctgcccaagaccctgactgagatgtacatccacttcctggtggttcaggctaaactgaagaacatcaagtatgatggaggagctgagacagatccacactggagtccagagaacaggaagatgattgagactctgggaaaactggcttttgagcagctgcagaaaggcaacctgatcttctatgaatcagacctgacagagtgtggcatcgatatcagagcagcctcggtgtgctcaggagtgttcacacaggtctttaaagaggagagagggctgtaccaggacaaggtgttctgcttcgtccatctgagtgttcaggagtttctggctgctcttcatgtccatctgacattcatcaagtctggagtcaatctgctggcagaagaacaaacaacatcccagaAGTCTGAAACTAAACAAGAATCTGCAGAGACacatttctaccagagtgctgtggacgaggccttaaagagtccaaatggacacctggacttgttcctccgcttcctcctgggtctttcactgcagaccaatcagactctcctacgaggtctgctgacacagacaggaagtagcttgcagaccaatcaggaaacggtcgagtacatcaagaagaagatcagtgagaatgtgtctgcagagagaagcatcaatctgttccactgtctgaatgaactgaatgattgTTCTCTAGTgcaggagatccaacagtacctgagatcaggaagagtctccacagatgaactgtctcctgctcagtggtcagctctggtcttcatcttactgtcatcagaaaacgatctggacgtgtttgacctgaagaaatactctgcttcagaggaggctcttctgaggctactgccagtggtcaaagcctccaacaaagctct GCTGAGTGGCTgcaacctctcagagagaagctgtgaagctctgtcctcagttctcagctcccagtcctctagtctgagacatctggacctgagtaacaacaacctgcaggattcaggactgAAGCAGCTTTCTACTGGACTGAAGAGTTCACACTGCACACTgaaaactctcag cctgtcaggatgtctgatcacagagaaaGGCTGTgtttctctggcctcagctctgcggtgcaacccctcccatctgagagtgcTGGACCTGagatacaatcatccaggagactcaggagagaagatcctgtctgctggactggaggatccacactggagactggacactctcag cctgcagcctgctggagttcgatggttgacaccaggtctgaggaagt atttctgtgaactcaaaCTGGATCCAAGCACGATgaacagaaacctcaaactgtctgacaacaacaggaaggtgacagagGTGTTAATtaatcagtcatatcctgatcatccagacagatttgactactggcctcagctgctgtgtggaaATGAACTTCCTgctcgctgttactgggaggtcgagtggagaggagatgTTGacatatcagtgagttacagaggaatcgggaggaaaggaaaaagtaaTGAATGCAGGTTTGGAttgaatgatcagtcctggagtctgtaCTGCTGTGATAATGGTTACTCTGTTTGGCACAATAACAGGGAAACtgtcatctcctcctcctcctcctctgtttctaacagagtagcagtgtatgtggactgtcctgctggcactctgtccttctacagagtctcctctgacacactgatccacctccacaccttcaacaccacattcactgagcctctgtatgctgggtttgggcCCTGGTTTGGGTACAAGTCCAGGTTGAGGTACACTTTACTTCAGGGTGTCAGTAAGCTCTTGACAtcttcctcagtgtctctgtgctcAGAGGGAGAGTCTGCTACTACTTAG